The stretch of DNA GACTCTCTGAAATTTATAACATCCTCTGTTGTATATTCAATTTTCAAAAATGAAAAAAACGCATTCAGTAAAAACTGCATTTTTTCTCTTGGGTAGTGCTTTCTTACAAAAGATAAAAATTTTCTTATTTCGATTTCATTATAATTTTTTAGATTGGGGCAATTTTCCCTAAGTAAAAAATAAAAAATAGCACCCTTCGTATTCTCATTGGAGTATTTTAATTTTTTTAAATCCAATTCAGGTAGAGGCTCTGTTTTTAAAAAATCAAACAGAAAGAATAGCCGTAAAAAAAAAGGCTCAATATCTAAAAAATTAATTTTTTTTATATTTTCTATATTCTCAGGAATTTCAACTTCTCGATTTAAAAAAAGGGAAAATATATCGTTTTTAAAAAGTTCATATACTCCAGAAAATGGGTCATCGGAGGTTAGAATTTTATTCAATTCATCGTGAAATCTTTCTACAGAAACTTTTTTTGTGACATGCCTTGTTTCTCGAATCGCTTTGTAAGTCTCATCTTCAATAGAAAAAGCCAAAGTGGACACAAATCGAATCGCCCGAACCGGTCTAAGTCCATCTTCCGAAAACCGAGACACAGAGTCTCCTATTGTTCGTATAATTCTATTTGAAATATCAGCAAGCCCGTCGTGCTCATCAACAAACTCATTTGAGAGTACGTTAAGCGCAATCGCATTCATCGTAAAATCTCTTCTTTTCAAGTCTTCAGAAAGACTAACACCAAATTCGATTTTTTCGGGTCGCCTCCCATCTACATAGTCAATATCTTTTCTGAAAGTAGTTATCTCGTAAGAGCCACCCTTCAATAGCACAGTAACCGTACCGTGCTTGATCCCGGTTTCTATTACCTTTGAAAAAAGGGATTTTACTTCTTCGGGTCTTGCAGACGTTGTGAGATCAAATTCTTTTGGAGTCTTACCTAAAATCAAATCTCGAACCCCACCCCCGACTACATAACATTCATGACCGATAGACTCTATTTTTTTAGAAATAAAAGTCAGGTCATCTAAAAAGCCTTGAGGAATCTTTTCAGTGAGATTATTATTTTTCTTTTGCAAATTTATGGGAAAGCTCTTCTATTTTTTCATCTATACAGTCTTGAATTTTTTTGTCTTCGAGTCTCCCTGATAAAACAATTGAATTTTTCTGTCTATACCGTGGAGGAAGAGAGTTTAAAATCGAGATATATAAATCTAAAAATATTTCTTCGTCCCAAGGAATAGTTTTAAAAGAAGGAATTTTTTCTTTTAAAAATTTTAATACTCTTTTTTCGTTTGAGTTGCGGATGCTTTTTGTCCATCCGGAAATATTAATAGGTATTTTTTTTACTGACAAAACTTGCAAATTCCCCTGAATATAATATCGATCGCACTAATACGAAATTGTTCAATTTTTTTTTCATGCGGCAATGGAATATTTTCCTCTATACATTTTATCGCTCCACAACTTTCACAAACTAAATGGCTATGCCCATGCAAATCAGATTCAGAGTCCTTCAATTCAAAATAAGTAATTCTCTCATTTGAAGACACAGATCGCAAAACTTTTTTTTCTTCTAACTCTGAAAGTATTCTGTACACTGTCACCCTATCCCAAGATTTGTTTTTTGGGAGTTTCTCCATAAGCTCGGTATGGGTGAGTGGATTAGAAGAATTTTGTAGCACAGAAATCACAGCTTCACGACTTCGAGTAACCTTTAAACCCAATTCCTGTAAAATATCTTTTGGATGAATCTTAAACACAATAACTCAAAATTACGAAAGGGTTTGCCTTTGTCCAATTTTATTTTATACTCTATAAATATTTTTCGTTCCCTTTTTGATAATTACTTGCAAATATTTACAGGGATATTGGAATCAAATCAATAATTTAGCCAAAAACACTTTTGTTTAAGCAGATATTTATTTAGGATAATTTCACTATGAACTTTTTTAACCATTTAGTGCGAGAATTTGAACTACCACTCACAAACCCTGTACTGATTTTTTCCTTAATTCTTCTAATCATTCTTCTATCCCCGATTGTACTTCGTAAACTAAATATTCCCGGAATCATTGGACTGATTATTTCCGGTGTAGTGATTGGTCCACACGGACTCCACATACTTGCAAAAACATCTGCAATTACTCTCTTTTCAACTATCGGGCTATTGTACATTATGTTCATTGCAGGTCTTGAATTGGACATGAATGAATTCAAAGCCAACAGAAATAAAAGCCTTGGATTTGGACTGTTTACTTTTTTCTTTCCTCTTGCAATAGGTTTTCCTGTTTGTCATTATCTGCTTGGTTACGATTTTAATTCCAGTTTTCTAACCGCAAGTATGTTTGCGACTCATACCTTAGTAGCCTACCCTATCGTAAGTAAACTTGGTATATCCAAAAATCAGGCTGTAGCCGTTACCGTTGGCGGAACAATTTTAACGGATACTGCGGTACTTATTATTCTTGCAGTGATTTTAGGAAACTCAAAAGGAAACTTAAATCAAGAATTTTGGATTCGTTTAAGTGTATCGCTTGCCATATTTTCTGCAATCATGTTTTATATTGTTCCTAAAATTGCAAAATGGTTTTTTCAAAAATTAGAAAGTGAAAAACACTCTCACTATATTTTTGTTTTATCCATTGTGTTTTTTGCTGCCTTTTTAGCTGAGGTTGCAGGGGTTGAACCTATTATAGGTGCATTCGTTGCAGGTCTTGCTTTAAATAAACTGATTCCGAATTCTTCTGCACTTATGAATAGAATCGAGTTTATCGGGAACTCACTTTTTATTCCTTTTTTTTTAATCAGTGTAGGAATGCTTGTAGATATTCGGGTACTATTAAATGGCCCGACTGCACTCATCGTAGCACTTACACTTTCGGTAGTCGCATTATTCGGAAAATGGATTGCAGCCTTTGTTACACAAATCGTATTCAAATATTCTAAAGCCCAAAGACAGCTCATATTTGGTCTAAGCGGTGCACACGCAGCAGCTACTCTTGCAATTATATTAGTAGGGTATGAAGCAAAAATCTTAGACGAAAATATTTTAAACGGCACGATTATACTAATTTTAATTACCTGCATTGTCGCTTCATTTGCTACAGAAAAAGCAGCGAAACAAATCATTGTAGAATCTGAAAATGATACCTCCGATATTTCTAAAGACAAAAAGGACAATGAAGAGCATATTTTATTACCGATTGCAAACGTAGAAAACATGGATAAGCTCTTAGAGTTTGCAGTTTTTATAAAAGACAAAAAATCACCCAACCCATTGTCAATCCTATCTGTAGTATCCAATAACGATGAGGCAGAAATAAATATAATCAAAGCAAGAAACAAATTAGAAGAATTTGCGAAGCAGGCAATCGCATCAGAAACAAAAGTAAATATACTCACCACTATTGACCATAACGCTGCAAGTGGAATTTCTAGAATTTCCAGAGAGATAATGGCAGATATTATCGTGCTCGGCTGGCCAAAAAAAACAGGCTTTATAGACAAGCTAATTGGTGAAAAAGTTGATAGTATTCTAACCAATACAGATAAAAATACTTTTATTTGTCACCTAGTAAAACCATTGATACTGCACAAAAGAATTGTGATTGCCTCTCCACCTTTTTCTGAACGCGAAAAAGGATTTGAAAATTGGTTATTGAAAATAGCGAAACTAGCACAAGAGCTAAGTCTCCCGATCTCGCTCTATTGCAATGAGCTGACAGGAAAAGCATTTGAAGACAGATTCAAAAAGTTTAAATTTGCCTCTGCGGTTTCGATTAATCAATTTAGTGAGTGGGAAGACTTTTTAGTCCTTGCAAGAAATATCCATGAAAATGATTTATTTGTATTGGTTTCAGCAAGAAAAAGCGCCCCCTCTTATATGTCTGTTTTAGAAAACTTGCCGATTAAAATAGAAAAACATTTTAAAGCAAATAGTAAACTACTTATTTATCCAGAGCAGTACAACCCTGATGGACTGCAACAAGGGTACGATATAGCTACAGAGCCTTTAAATATGGGAATCGAAACAATTCAAAAGATTACTAAAGGAATCGGAAATTTATTCAGGAGTAAAAAAAATGACTAAGAGAAAAGTTGCGGAGTATTTAGTCCTCAGTATATTCTTTTTTTTAAATTCGATAATTTACAGTGAAAAAGTTTTATACCAAAAAGAAGTACAAATTGCTCCTCGTAAAATTATCACGAACGAGGTCTCTGAAGAAAAAAAAATCGAAGAGAAAAAGAAAATTTCTCAAAAAAAAATTATGAGACAAATGGAGGCAAGAATCCACGACCCTAAAAAAGTTGGTAAAATTTATAAAGACGAGAAAGGAAGACTATTTAGCAATAGTTACACCCAATTCAATCTCGAAACAAATTTTAAAAAATACAAGGAGTCCATTACCTACTACTCTATAAATGGAATTGAAAACAAAAAATACACTGAGCCGATAGCTATTCAAGAAGAAGGAGAGAAAAGGATTGCATATTTTTCTGAAGATAATCTAGGAAATAAAGAAGAAACAAAAGACTTCTTTGTCATAATCGACAATACTCCTCCCAAAATAAGTGTTTTTGCAATCGACCCACCCACCAATCATAATGGAATTCTTTATATTAAACCCGGACAAAAATTTAAAATTTCTGCCATAGATTCAATTTCCGGATTAAAAAATATTTATGTAGATGAAGGAGAAGGATTCCAAATAGTGCAAGGAGAAGAGTACGAATTGAAAAGCGAAGGGAGTTTTTCTTTATCATTTATTTCCGAAGATAATTTAGAAAACAAATCAGAGAAAGTTGTTTTCCAAGTAGTATCCGATTCTAAAAATCCTAAATTGGTTTACAATATCCAACCCTTAGTAGAAAAAGAAGGCTATCCTTTCTGCACACCGAAGTCCATTGTAACTTTAGAAGGCAAAGACAATGAATCTGGATTAAAAAAAATACAATACCGAAAAAATGGAGAAGAAAAATGGACTGTATATCAAAAGCCGATTTCCATTATAGAAAAAGAAGAATTCAAACTTGAAGCCATGTCTATTGACTTAGCTGGAAACTCGTCTGATATTCTTTCTATTGAATGCAAGATAGACAATACTCCACCCGAAACAGAAATTATAATTCAAAAATCGGAGAACGAAAAATGAAATTCAATATTGGTTTAATATTACTGTTTATTTTGTTTTCTATGAATTGCAGTAGTTTACAAAAGGCAATTCAAAAAAAATACCCTGACTCTATTTTAATATTCGGAGAATCCGTCGATTCAAAGAATGATTATTCCAGTCTATTGAATTCATTAAATTCTTGGGAAAATGGAAATTGCAAAGAAGAAAGCGAGTCTCAATCGAATTATTTAGTATGCGAAAAGCCCGTTGAAGAATTCCTGAAGAGTATTTCAGATATATCCAAGTCTATAGAAAAAAAAGATGAAAAACTTTGGAAGGTTGAGAACAATAAAAAGATTTCTACTGTATCGATAGAATATAACAAATTAAAATCCTTTGAAAAAGAAGAGAAATGGAAAGAAGCATTAAAAATAATAAAATCCAATTCTTTTTCAAAATCTGAAAAATTTAGAAAAATGCAGTCTGAGTTTGAAGAAAAATTGAACTCACCGGAATACATGATCAGTGAAGCGCTAAGTATTCTCGAAAACTTTCAATACGAAAAAGAGTTATTGGCGTTAGAAGATTTAAAAATTTCTCTATCCAAGAAGCCGGATCTAACTTCCAACGAAAAATTAAAAGCAAGAGTTCTGTCCCTAATAGAAAAAATACAATCTCAAATTAGTTGCAGTATCCACATTACAGAGCCATCCGGACCTGTGTATGCAAATACAGGATTTGACGATTTGTTTAGCGGCTCTATTCGTTGCAATGGTTTAAAAGAAAACACAAAATACAAACTCATAATCAAAGGAAACAAAGACATTCGATTTAAAAATCCTCTCTATGCAACCGAAGAAATATATTTATCTGAAAATTTAGAATTTTCATTTCCAGTTTCGTCACTCAATATGACAAAAACAGAGAATACGCTTACTTTTGAGTTAGCCACATTTTCAAATGATACACTGCAAACCTTAGAGCAATTCGGCTCTAAATCTCAATTTACTGCATCAGTAAATCCAAACGCTTACGAAATCCAAAATGTACCCGCTTTTTTTAATTCGGGGTATTCTGATTTCTTTTCTAGATTTTTTCAAGAATTACCTATGTTGACAGTTCAGGGAAAAGAAATGGAAGCAAAAGTTTTGTCTAACGGGCAATTTTCAATGGGATCTAAAATTAATTCTACTCCGGTAGATACAATTTTTGGTCATCCAAATGGAGTGTATGCAGATGGAATTTGGTCGTCTTTTATCTCAGTTAAGGTCGGCGAAGATATTTATAAATTCCACAAACTAAATATTCTTAAATCAGAAATTTCAAAAGATAAGAAAGAGTCTTTGGTTCTTGCATCAATTCCTGAAAAGAATATCGAAGTCTATCTAAAAATAAAAGCTATAGAGTCCAATTATGACTCCATCCAAATTTCTCTTGGAGCAAAAAATCTTTCCGGACGAAATACGAGTGTTGGCTTTAGGCTTTTACTCGATACATGGGCAGGAAACAATGATGGTGTCCCATTTACGATCCCGGGTGCAGTCGGAAAAGAAGAATACGTTTATATCAAAGAGTTAAAATTTAATCCGGCCACAAGTCCAGTTTGGGAAACCTTTGATGTGAATGACTCTGGAACTGTATATATCAGAAACAATTTAATCGGGATGGGATTAACTCCACCGGAAAAGATAGCGTTCATTAATTGGTGGAACGGATTCTCTACAGATTGGGAAATCGAGGTAAACGAGGATCGCTACTTAACTGGAGATTCTGCGGTTGCACTTTGGTGGGAACCTAGAAATATTTCCTCCAACCAAAGTATGGAAGTTACGACAGAGTTCGCAAATATTCAAAAATTCAATAAGGTCAGTTTCGATTTAGTAGATGAGAAATCTGGATTCGGATATTTAGTATTACAAAAAAAAATAAATGAAAATGAAGCACAAGAAATAGAGTACGAAATCAGCTTAGACAAAGGAGAAGCACTTATCCCTGGAGGGAAAAATTTAAAATTTTCTATACCTGCCAATATGAATTTTTATAGAGTTCTGCCGGTAAGCATAGTATCCACTGGTCCTACCGTATTAAAAGTAAACGAAATCTATAAAAATAAAAAATATAGTTATAGCTTTGACATTTCAGCCATTCCTTTACTTGAAACCGAAGGCTCAGGCAGAACAGTTGCATCTCTTGTTTGGAATGACCACAAATACCCTGTTTCTTATATTTCTAAAAAAGGGGACTTGAA from Leptospiraceae bacterium encodes:
- a CDS encoding late competence development ComFB family protein, producing the protein MSVKKIPINISGWTKSIRNSNEKRVLKFLKEKIPSFKTIPWDEEIFLDLYISILNSLPPRYRQKNSIVLSGRLEDKKIQDCIDEKIEELSHKFAKEK
- a CDS encoding cation:proton antiporter encodes the protein MNFFNHLVREFELPLTNPVLIFSLILLIILLSPIVLRKLNIPGIIGLIISGVVIGPHGLHILAKTSAITLFSTIGLLYIMFIAGLELDMNEFKANRNKSLGFGLFTFFFPLAIGFPVCHYLLGYDFNSSFLTASMFATHTLVAYPIVSKLGISKNQAVAVTVGGTILTDTAVLIILAVILGNSKGNLNQEFWIRLSVSLAIFSAIMFYIVPKIAKWFFQKLESEKHSHYIFVLSIVFFAAFLAEVAGVEPIIGAFVAGLALNKLIPNSSALMNRIEFIGNSLFIPFFLISVGMLVDIRVLLNGPTALIVALTLSVVALFGKWIAAFVTQIVFKYSKAQRQLIFGLSGAHAAATLAIILVGYEAKILDENILNGTIILILITCIVASFATEKAAKQIIVESENDTSDISKDKKDNEEHILLPIANVENMDKLLEFAVFIKDKKSPNPLSILSVVSNNDEAEINIIKARNKLEEFAKQAIASETKVNILTTIDHNAASGISRISREIMADIIVLGWPKKTGFIDKLIGEKVDSILTNTDKNTFICHLVKPLILHKRIVIASPPFSEREKGFENWLLKIAKLAQELSLPISLYCNELTGKAFEDRFKKFKFASAVSINQFSEWEDFLVLARNIHENDLFVLVSARKSAPSYMSVLENLPIKIEKHFKANSKLLIYPEQYNPDGLQQGYDIATEPLNMGIETIQKITKGIGNLFRSKKND
- a CDS encoding transcriptional repressor, yielding MHPKDILQELGLKVTRSREAVISVLQNSSNPLTHTELMEKLPKNKSWDRVTVYRILSELEEKKVLRSVSSNERITYFELKDSESDLHGHSHLVCESCGAIKCIEENIPLPHEKKIEQFRISAIDIIFRGICKFCQ